In the genome of Arachis stenosperma cultivar V10309 chromosome 2, arast.V10309.gnm1.PFL2, whole genome shotgun sequence, the window CACCCTCTTCCTCCCCTTTCCCCCCGTCGCAATAACGTCCTCTTACTCCCCTTCCCTTCCGTCGCAATCGCGGCCTCTTCCTCCCCTTCCCCTCCGTCGCAATCGCACCGTCCCTCCCTATTTCCACCGAGAACGACCGAAGCCTTCCCACTCAGATAACTCGTCTGTTCAAGCGGATCCAAGCCCACAAATAGCCTCACCTCTGACGACGACGGAGCCTGATCTGCATCGTCGGTTGTCTTCGGCAGTTGATGGCTTCGCCGTCTCCATCAATGGAAAGAAGGTACCCGTTGTATTATCACCCTTCACTTGATTTACAAATATCCCCATTTTTCTTCGTCACAGGACTGGAATTTTCTTTGGAGGACATCTCCCAATTTTGCGTGTTTCTCTAAATTACCGCATTATTGCTGTTTGGCACAGGGTTGCCGGGGATGAAGATACCACTGGGGGCGTCGGCGTTGCCGATGAACCAGAAATGTCTGACGGAGCAGAGGACGGAGTTGGATCGTTTGAGGGCGAAGGCTCTGCAGGGATGGACGAGTTTCAGGAAGACGATACAGAACACGACCGTCATGCAGAGGCCGATGTCGACAATGGGGATGCGGTCGAATTGGAAGACGGTTTGGATGGCGCCGGAGGAATGTTTGAGAATTATGCGGAAGACGAGTTTTACGCCGTTGATTCCGGCGAGTCCATAGGTTGGATTGATTTTTTGAACTTGAGCGCGGAGGATGTTCTCCGGTTTAATTTCGGAGATGTTGACATTGCATTTGAGTTCTATCAGCAATATGCAAAGCACCATGGATTCGGCGCGAGACGTTCCAGAAGCGAAAAACGCGGCGAAGTAAGGATACGGCAGGAGTTCGTGTGCCACCGACAAGGGTTCCGATCCCCGAAGTTCTACTCGATGCCTAACCGGCAAAAGAGGCCGAGGGCCGAGACACGGTGTGGATGCCCTGCGAGGATGTTACTCCGCATGGACGATGAATCAGGACGTTGGCACGTTGCGTTCTTTTCAGACGCGCATAACCATCACGTTCTTGAGTTGCGATTTTCTTCCATGCTCCCGGGCCATCGGAGGATGAGCGAAGCGGACATCCAGCAGATGAACGATATGCGCAAAGGGGGCATTGGCGTCTCCCGAATCCACGGTTTTATGGCGAGCCTGGCCGGCGGGTATCATAATGTCCCGTACACAACAAGGGACATGCACAATGTAAATGCGAAGCAACGAAGGGAGGGTGGCGTAGATGCGGAATCGTGCTTGAGGTATCTCCGAGAGTGCAAGGCAAATGATCCCGCACTGTACTACAAGGAAGTCGTTGACGGTGAGGGCGTGCTGCAACACTTGTTTTGGTGTGACGGCACCAGCCAAATTGATTACCAGGTGTTTGGAGACATGGTTGCGTTTGATGCAACTTACAAGAAAAACGTTTACCTTTCACCTCTCGTAGTATTCTCCGGTGTGAATCACCACAACCAAACCGTTGTCTTTGCCGCTGCATTGGTGGCAGACGAGAAAGAAGAGACATATGTCTGGCTGCTTCAGCAGTTGCAAACTTCAATGAAAGGGAAGGCTCCCGTGTCCATAATAACCGACGGTGACAGGCAAATGAAGTCTGCGATCGAGCAAGTTTTTCCGGAGGCTCACCATCGACTCTGCGCTTGGCATCTACTCCGAAACGCCACGAGCAACATTGGAAAGCCCAAATTCACTAGGATGTTTAGGGATTGCATGCTCGGCGACTACGAGGTCCGAACATTTCAGAGAAAGTGGTTTGAGATGGTTGAGAAATTTGGAGTGGCCGATAAAAGATGGGTACAGGACATGTACGAAAGAAGGCACAGCTGGGCCACAGCACACATACGGGGAAAGTTCTTTGCCGGATTTCGAACAACATCAAGGTGCGAGGGCTTGCACGCTGTGATATCACGGTATGTTAAGTCTCGATACAGCTACACTGAGTTTTTACGTCATTTCCATCGATGCTTGATGTTCGTCCGCGCAAAGGAGGTGGAGGCTGATTTCGAGTGCGCAAAGGGTGAGCCTGTTATGACCACCAACCTGAAACAGCTGGAGCGGAGTGCGGCCGACAACTACACTCGTGCGATATTCTATTTGTTTGTTCCCATTCTTGACAGGGCCTGTGCAATGCGGGTGGTTGACTCTGAAGACAACGGTTCCTATTTTATCCACACCGTCTCTCGATACGGCACTCCGGGGAAGGAGTGGCGTGTTGTTGCAACATCTGATGCGAGGGAGATCCGATGCACGTGCATGAGAATGGAATGTTTCGGGGTCCCCTGCGAACATATAATTGCGGTGCTTGTTCTTAACAATGTTCATGAGATCCCGAGGTCTCTGATATTACCGAGATGGACGAAGGATGCAAAACTTGTGGCGGTGGAGTCGATGGGCGTGATTTGGGATTCTGTACAACTGACGCAACACTGGTGCCTGATGGATTGGTACCGGAAAGTGTGCAAGATTGCATGTCACAGCACCGAGAAGTTCCAGTTTGCAAGAGACATAGCTGTGCTGATGCTGAAGCACTTCGAGGACGAAGATGCAGGGAACAGCAGTTTTCAACACGAGGGGCCACCTAGTGAGGGCGGGAGACCCCCGGCGCGAAATCCACCCAGGCGCAGTACAAAGGGTAACGGTGGTCACGGTGGAAAGAAGACCCAGCGATGTCGTTTGTGCCGGGAGGTGGGACACAACAGGACGACGTGTCCGGAGCGTCGCACAATGGAACCATCCAGCTCAGTTGCAGAGGACATGGATTCGATGGACACTGACATGGTGGGTTGGTCGCTCTATAGACGATGTAGTTAAGTTTTGTGGTCTGTTAAATGGATCTAATCGTTTGTTTTTTACATTGGTGTTAGGTCTATGATAACCTATCCGGCGATCTGTATGCGACCGCGGAGATTCCTTCGTTCCAATGCTCCGATAGTGACACGCAGGCCGGGTTTGCTAACAGCGACTTTGCTGGGCCCAAGACGTCCGGGCCAGTCATGTCTCTCGCCGATTGAGCAAAGGGGGCCTACAGTCGTCACCACCGTGTGTTGCAACGGCAGGTTGGTCGAACCCTTTGACGTTCTCCGGTAGGTTGTAGCCGCACACCGTTCGGTGTCTGCATGTCAAATAGGTACAGAACCGTCTTCATGTCGTCCACGTTAAAACAAGTTGTTGGTATGTTGGCTGTCCTTGGTATGTAAGTGTTCTATAGATATCACCGTTTTTAACCGGGATTCAGGATGTGTAGGGTTTAAGTGGTGTCATGCGAGTAGCTGCAAATCGACTGTCAAACTTGATGTATTATTATTCGGTCGTTAGGGGCATTTTTACAGCCATTCTATGTTCAGTGGATATTTTGTATGTATGGTAAGTAGATATTTTGTATGTAGTTGGTAGTAACGTTCAGTGGATATTCAGATGCACGTATCTTAAAAAATCTCGTTGGAAAATGCATGTGGTTCAGTCTCATAAAAAATTCTCGTTGGAAAATGCATGTGGTTCAATCGCGACCTTGAAGTTCTTTGTAAGGGGTCGTTGCTTGTTGATGTAATTTAAAACACACGCTTAAAACACCTGAAGTGAGGAGTAAAATGCACTAAATGAAGCACGGCAACAACTTCGACTCAATAAACAACCACCACTGATTAGCATTTTGGGGTTATTAACACCTCAGTGTGAagattcaaaattaaaaatgcaAAGATACAAAATGCAGGTGAAGTGAATCGGATTACATTCAAGGTTCACAGCTTAAATTAACATTCAAAGTTCAAAGGCACAAATTGACATACATTTCTAATATTGGCACATCAGTCCATTTGCAATGCAACGTGCACGTTAACGACAGAAACGATTACCGTGTTTATCATCCAAAAAATAAGCTAATGACGGGAAGGTAGAATTGTATTCCTGGGCCCTAATAATATATAGATTCAAGATACAGATGTCTGGACATGCAGGTTGCACCACCGTACTTGACCGAGTGACTTGGATGGGGTTGGGGACGGTGGCTTCGGGTTTAGGGGACCGGAGTTGTCAATATATATGCAGCCGGTATTCTTGCGGCGCAAGCCGTtcgaagacacaaacatggccGTGTCTTAGTTGGCATGCAATTGCTAAGGCAGACCAGCCAATTCCAAAGCATCCGTTCGTCCTCCCGACATAGTGCGTATACCGAACGGTCCACGCGCCCCTGTCGTTGGTAATCGTAATTGGGCTATCCTCGCATACTCCCGGGAGAGGGGGGACATTCGGCTGGAAGTGAAGACATCTCTTTGGTTAGATCAATAAAATAGTTGACTAGAACAATAGGATATGAAATAGTTGCCTTAAAAACAATTGTCGGCACACTTACGAGAAAACGGTTTGCCACGCGGTGCACGATTGGACTTACAAAGAACGGATTGGTCGATCTGAACCCATCGGCTATGTGCCTTGACCTGGGGGCCGACGGTTCGGTTATACAAGTGGAGTCCGTCCCGGGGCCGTCATGGGCGAAGTAGTTGATTTCCATTGTTTGACCGTTGAAGAACATGACGTACATTGTGTTCTGAACGGCGTGATAACGGAACAGCACAAGCCACTCATCCCTTAGGCCATAGCATGCCCGGACACCTCCCATCCTCCATGAAGCACGATCCTCCCGTTAGGTTGCATATTCCAGCCCACGCGATGACGATGTCCTGTAGGCGTGGTTAGGGTCAGTGGTCGCGGTAGGGACTGGCCATATGCCCGGGAGAACCGTAGCGGGAGCTTCTGTAGTGGATGGTGGAAAAACAAAAGGGTTACAATGTGCCACAGATGGATGGATTGATGATTGCAGGTGTTAAAGGAATTGAAATTGGGTTCCATACCAGTGTATCAGGGGCGTTCACCGGGATTATCGTGAAGAACTGGACTGTATAGTTGCCATGTGCGGGTATTGCCGGAAGACTTCCGTTTCTCAAGTTTCTGGTGGCGTAAAACAGCATAAAACAAACGAGTTAGCCGATTGCATACCAATAACCCGCTAGAATGATATTGTTACCTTCCGTAGTTGATCTCGAAGTATGTTGTGTCGTGGATGGCCGCATAGAAAAACTTGGGTTGGTGATACGATAGCAGCATTGAGTCACCGATTCGCAGGTGGTAGTGTTCGTAAAAGGCTCGCCAGCCGCCGGTGAATACGATTTGATGCGGATGCTCCTCGTCCACATCCCACGAGATGCTCCACGACTGACCGTTTGTGGTGATTACCTCGACGGGGTTCCTCATGTTATCCCGTACAACGTTGGAGAAGGGCACCGGCAATCTCTGCAGGAGCAAAAAATCGATAATGATGTGGGCTTGCATGCTGGCCTTGGGGTTATGTGAGTAGAACATAAAAAGTTAAAACTTACAATTTGATTCTCCATGTTGGGGATTATGAATCTGAAGAAGCGAAAATCAGCGAGCTGCGGCATGGTGATACCTCGTCTGCGATTTCTTTGACGGTTTTGGGTTCTTAACTGCCGGAAGCTGTTGAGTATCCAACAATGGCTTCCCTTCTTCGAAAAGTatgtgatttttgttttttgggtAACGTACGAACCTACGCGCGTTAAACAGGCGAAACAACTCCCGCCGTTCAAagttatcttttttaataagTAACACTTAAAACTGATTAGAGTGGACATTAATGGGGCATTAATATAGTTGCACTTACCAATGGCAACTACcggattttaaaaaaaaaaattcgattACCACCGCATGAGCACAGGATTTAAATTTAGGCCTAATCTAGTGTTATCATTCATTCCATTGCGTGGGTCAGTGAGTAATGAGTTCGTATTGTCAGCCTGGACTTGTTGATGGATGGATGGATGGATTGATGTTTTCGAACGACGCAGATAATCACgttattttttacattttgtACATTTAccgtttttaacttttttttccctgaaaaaaaccttttttaaattgtttgcACGTGCTGGAAGATAACATTTTCTTCCGTGTTCGTGATGGTCCGGAAAAACCGAGTCGAGTCAAAACCCAGATTCCGTACTCGTCCAACCGCCCAACATCGAATAACGTAAAGGGGCCCAAGATAAGTATAGATTAAAAGTAGGGGCCCATAACCGTAATAAGAAGTATGGCCCATGGTATAATCAGTCCACGAAAAAAACTGTAGTGCATGagttaaccaaaaaaaaaaagacgttGAATTCCGCCCCTTCAGACGTATTTTACTCGCGCTTTCCCTTCTTCGCGGCCGACTTAGCAAGCAATGCACCACTTTCCTCGTTGCATCTTCCCGTTAGCAGTGCAATTGCCATTTTTATCCTGATCTTCTCTTCGTCCAGCTACAATGGTCAATACCGCGTTTATTAGAGACACTTACTGCAATTGCATGCATTTTACCTGTTTGCATGCGTTAACTTACAATTGGCAACACCGCGTACGTGAACCTGCGTCCCATTGCCATCCACTGCATAACCCAAATGCCAGCGTCTGTACTGCTGCTGTTTTTGGGCACTCCCGGTGCGGACATGATTTCCATACTGGCAAACTCCGGAGCGGCCTTAGAGCGTAAGTTTTTATACCCGTCAGTTGCAACAATTCCATCCAGGGCAGTAAGCTAGCACatattcaaaaacataaaatagatTAGCGTATTTGGATAGGACGATGATCTTACTTATGTTGGTCGCGTACCATGCATTGTATGACACGTCTCCTTCTTGCCTTTGATTCTTTAGTCGCATTCGTGTCAAATTGATAGACTTGCTTGTCTGACAGGTCAACCACGGCCAAGAACCAGTGATTCTCATAGTCTTCTTCTAGTACTGGCATATAGACCTGCGATCGATAGAAAAAGCCGAAAACCAGAAGAGACTCAAAATTCAGTCTGACCATGACCAGAACATGCGTACAAGAATCTTATTGGTCGGTAGCTTACAATGCGCAGGTCTTCAGTCGGGTGCATGTGTTCTTTCCCGTATCGCTGTGCCAAAATTTCAGGGTGGACGCCATCCATTACATCGGACTGGTTACTCAGCGAGTATTCAGAGGTTGAAACAAGTGACCGGCATATGTCAACGGTACAAGGTTCGTGTTATAACAGCTACGGTTAAATCATAGTTATGCATTAAAATGAAGTAGGGAAGTTTGTTTTCGTCGTACCGCAAAATTCGGGTGCAAGCACCACACGGATCGACGGTGATCTCCATCGGTTTCTCCCTCCGATGCAACCATGATCGTGATCATCTCCATTATCTGCAAGTGAAatccgaaaaaaaaaattcagactTCACATGGAAGTAATAAACCCGGGTCAGCGGAAGTAAATCCATTTATTCGAAGAGGGTCCGATCGATTGCTACGTGCCTTCTGGGTTGGTTGCCGCCCGTCTAACAGGCATCCCATGTCAGAACGAGTTGCATGTTGCGACCCGATGCGTACAACGATCTCCCTGCGGTCAATAAATGGAAGATGTTACACTCTGAGGGCAATTTTAACTGCCTTCCGGCACTAATGACGCCGCACGGCATATTCAGCCGTTGATGTTCGTATACAATACCCACGTTGGGTCAGAATCATGGTCGTAGACGTAGCTACAGATGTCCATCGCGTGCTGAGAGATGGGCCATGCGTTGGCGGTGTTTGTTCCATTCTTGGTCAGGTTTGAGAGGGGTCGTCGCGGAATATGCTTGTAGGTGTCGGCTGTCCGTCCGTGGCTGCTTTCAGGCTTCGATGAGCTCTCGTCGGATGACGTCATTGTGTTAAAGGGAAAACTGCATTTTCTGTTTTGCGTTGGCTGCAGTCCATTGCgtcttgtcgggttggctgcaTTGTTCGTCCGTTCGGCGGATATAGTCCCTCGGTTACCCCCGTATACCTTTTCCTTGAATCGATTGAAGAAGTTTGTAGCCAAGCCACCCTTCGAGTTATTTTCGTCGACGAGCGTATTTGACCTGCACATCTTTGGATACATGGCCCGTTTCGGATCGTCTTCTTCATCGTAAACAGACATTTCGACGTCTCCGCCGCCGCTTATCATCGACGATTGATGATGTCTCTTCTTCATCGTTCCTGGATGCATCAACTGTCTACGGTTGGTAATGGAGGTGCGTGACATCGGGTTGTGCATGTGTACCCTTTCGGGAACAGGTTGTCTCTGCTTCTCGATCCGGTTTCCATCGGACGTTGCGTTGACTTGATCCGCATGTTCCTGTAGCCTCTGGCTCACAGGCTCTCTGAGACCGCCCACCAACAACCGAATCGTCACCAATTCCGCTTCGACCCTATCCATTCGGCGTTGCGCGCTCTTCAATAGAAAGTCGAAACAGATCTGTCAGATGGTTGGATTAACCGATTCAGTTAGAGCAGACAGTGAAACAAGTGTTACCAACCTTTGTGTTCTCGAGCACCTCTCTCATTATTTCCAGCAACGGTGGAACGGTTCGTTGACATAGCTAGGGTTTAGGATTGTAATGCGTATTAGGTTTATTATTGACATTTTATGTTTCGGTTTAGTGTGGACGTATAATATTAACGGTTATCTTCTTTATCATCATGTAAATGTTATTTAGGTAAACGGATACTTATTACATATAAATATCccataattaaaattaaacaacaGGAATTTGGAACAATGTCCGAATCAtgttatttaatattattaaaatattagtcTTAAATAGTAATATTAAATTATGATATAAGAAAACATAAAGAGAAACTTAAGGAACGTGTGGGCTAAGGAACCCCTCTGTGAGCCGACGGGAAACTCAATCGGCAGGCTCCCGAGACGACGTGATTGTAGCTGATTAGGTGTAGATGTACGGTACACAACCGATGGGATACCATCGCACACGGCACCGGGTGACTATATATACACCGTAAACAACAGCCATTGAGATAACTGATTGGAGCCTTTCAGTTATCCAGTATTTACAAATAAACGACGATTTATCTATCGTGTGAGGGCGCTCAATAGAAGGGGAGGAGATGTATCGTCCCACAGGCCCGGCCAACCTTCCCCACGATGTATGGACCTTAATTGCTGGAAGGACCGCAGCACAGTCCGTCAGGGACTTGTGCAGTCTCAGGATGTCGTGCACCGCTGCACGTAATGCAGGGGATGAGGATTCCATTTACAGATGCGCCAACATTCCAATTTGGGACCAGCGATGGTGGAGTGTGAGTCCCATGCACCATCCGGGAAGAAACTTCTTAGCGCGATGCAGGCAGAGTGGCCACGTGGAAGTTCTGTTTCGGTCTGCGGTGTTTGACCTTTTCCTAGGCGGGTGTCGTTTTGCGGGGATGGAAACCATGCACGTTGTCGCAGCCCAGGGCCATTCCGCAGCCCAGTACATAGTGGCGATGATGCTGATGCTACGCGACGACGCCGCGTCAAAGAACAAGGGCTTACAAACATTTCGTGGGCTTGAGGCGGCCGGTGCCCTGAGAAACTGCAAATTGGTGTTCCGCGGCATTGTACAGGGGACTTGGAGACACCTGCGTCGCGTGCCGATGCTAAACGAAGAGAATCAAGTCTGTTCTTCGCATGCATGTCCAAGCCGTGGGAACATGGGTGCCATTTACCGCCATCAACGCTATGGAAGAGGCTGGGACGTAAACGACGGTGACGGAGGTGCTGCTCATATTCCGTGCGTGCATTGTAGGGCTGATTATGAATTGATCCTCTTTGTCCACCTCTTTGACTGATTGGATAGGAATGGGTtctcaatatttttttggtCATCCAATGTAATATATCTATTGTCACTATTATGTAATAATTTTTCCAACTATTTGACTTGTTTTGCCGTTTTCGTACTGTTTGCCTCGTTTTaccatattttttatttttgtgttttctgCGTAGTATTAAAAAGTTAAGTTATTGAAAATACAATTGTTTCCACTCACTGACCTCTCATTCGGTTACACTTGGTTGCATAGCCAAGTaacaaagttttttttttcgagaTCAACGCAACTCCTGTCTGCGACGTTATTCATAGCAGTCGATAGACCTTCAGCCCTTCATGTCTACTCTAACGTCACATTGCAAAGATTTGCAATCATATCGGATTGCGCGTTATCGATGAAGCAGAAGTTTTCACAggctttttcttcgtttatcgATAAAACCACCAGGTGCATTAATATCTTCGTTTTCTCATGGAATACCATACGCACATTAATTAACCACAATAAAAGGTATTAATTTATCTATTATTAacataaaatttgtttttcattaATGTAGATCAATCCAGACGTCCGTCTCAATTCATAACCATTCCTTATATTTATCCATTACCACATCCGGGAGAAAAGTCATAGCTTCAAGGGCCGTTATCGTCTACCAAACCTCCCGGTCTTCATCCGACAAAATGTCGCACGAATCCCTCGACGACCACGCCATTAGTCCGGGCGACCTCCAGGAACACCCGACCGCAGACCTAATCAACACCCTCCAACAGAGGATGAGGTTTCTGAGTGATGGTTTTCGTAGGTCACAGGACGAAGCAAGGACGGCCAGGATCGAGGCAATCACCGCCAAAGTCAGGGCTAGTATCAGGAagcatcaactggagcaaggcCGCCGGTTGGAAAAGAAGTTGCGCACGGAGTTGGAACAGCACCAAACCACCGATCGCGAACTCGAAGACAAAGCAAACGCTTTGAAAGCGGAAATTGCCGATCTTCGTCGAAGGGAACATCAACAGATGGCACCATGGCGTGAAATGGAAGGCAGGCTTGAGGTTGTGGAGATCAAGGTAGGTTTATTGGTCCGCCAACTGTATGGTCAACCTGTGGCAACGGCAGACGGCTCTGACTATCAGGATCCCACCGGCCAGAAAGGAGACGATGTCGGGGCTATATGAACCACGGCATCTACCGTCCGAGTCTTTATTTCGTTAGCTGTTCTTTGCATGTTCTGTAACCCCTTAGTAAAACTGGGTtttcttaattatatatattatataaataccGCATCGTTTgagttatttttctttctttctttcaatcTTCGGATGAAGCCATCTACACAGGCGGGCAAACCGGAAACACTCCGTCAACCCCTGTCGGAGCATAGGATCTTTAATGGCTGCTTCAACACGGCGACCGATACTATCCGGCCGgtcaaggaaaaataaaaaggacaATAACGGTATAACACGTAAATCGTTTCGTTGCCCAACAGTAGAATATACACTGACATTAGTTAATTTTTACGGCTTAGCGCGTAACTAGTTTCGTTGCACAAAATTATGGTTAATACCGGAGATATAGTACAATTAATTTATGTAATTAGACCCATATTAACCTATACGTACAATTAGAAGTGGCATCCTTTTGCCAAACGACGGTGGCCATTCTGGATTACATTTTCCAGCTTGCGTAGATATCCGGAAATGAGAAATGGGAATtgggaaacgtaaatggcatTTTTGTTGTTTGCAAATTTAATGGAGCTCCTCGATAATCGTTATTATTGGAAACCACCAGATAAAACAATTAAATACATGTCGCATGCTGTACAATATGGAATATTAAACCGAAAAAAAATCCTCAGTGATCACATCAGATTAAGTTATCGAATAATATGGTCAATTTTTTTTCGGTAAATtgcaataataattttttaatgtttgaTTTGACAAAAGAAAGCTCTTTTCTTCATATATCTCTGTACACCACAACCCTACACCTGACCCTGGCATCCCTGCACACCTGCTTATGAACCTAATTCGGCTTGAAGTACACGTTAACTCCTGAGCGTGGGGTCCGCGCGACAGAAATACTAATGTACTTTCGAAGTCTCTACGGATGGTTCTGGAAAGgataacataattaattaatatggGACGAACGAAATACTAATGTGATTTCCAATTCAACTGATTTGGT includes:
- the LOC130963100 gene encoding uncharacterized protein LOC130963100, with protein sequence MYRPTGPANLPHDVWTLIAGRTAAQSVRDLCSLRMSCTAARNAGDEDSIYRCANIPIWDQRWWSVSPMHHPGRNFLARCRQSGHVEVLFRSAVFDLFLGGCRFAGMETMHVVAAQGHSAAQYIVAMMLMLRDDAASKNKGLQTFRGLEAAGALRNCKLVFRGIVQGTWRHLRRVPMLNEENQVCSSHACPSRGNMGAIYRHQRYGRGWDVNDGDGGAAHIPCVHCRADYELILFVHLFD